The Pseudomonas multiresinivorans DNA window TCATGCAAGTATATCCCCACCGGCGCCGGGAGCCCTGTCGCAACCACGACGATGAATCGCGCGAATGGCGACTCAGGCGGCCGGCGTATCGCCGTCGCGCTTGCGCTTGTTGCCCATGCGCACGCCGATGTCCATGAGGAACTGGAAGAAGCCTTCCTGATCCTCCAGTACTTCGCGCCAGAACGGCGAGTGGTACAGCGCCACAGCGCCATGCACCAGCGCCCAGGCCGCGCAGTAGTGGAAATAGGCCGGCACGTCTTCCAGCTTGCCCGCCGCGATGCGTTCCTTGATCAGCTGACTCAGGCGCTCAAAGTTGGATTCGCGGATCTTGTGCAGCTCCTCGACCATCTCCGGGACCTGGCTGGTCTTCACCACCTTTTCTTCCAGGCGGTCGAACAGGCGATAGCGCTGCGGGTCGCGCATGCGGAACTCGAAGTAGGCGCGCGACAGGCGCTCCTTGTCGCGGGCGACGTCTTCGGAGTGGAACAGGTCGGCCAGATCGCGCTCGTAGTCCAGCATCAGGCGCAGGTAGATCTCCGCCTTGGACTTGAAGTGCTTGTAGATGGTGCCTTTGCCGATACCCACGGCATCGGCGATCATTTCGACCGTGACACTGTCTTCGCCCTGTTCGAGGAACAGCTTGAGGGCGGTGTCGAGGATTTCCTGTTCGCGACGACGGAATTCGCGAACCTTGCGCGGCTCTTTCTGCATAAAAAGACTGTTCGGTCAAAAATAGTCAAAATTCGAAGCCGCGTATTATGCCTATTCAGCGCCAAATTGCACGGATCATCCGACATGATTAGCTTTTCTTCCGAGTTTCCCCAACAACCCGGCCTGCGCTACCTGAACCACGCCGCAGTCGCGCCCTGGCCCAAGCGCGCCGCAGACGCCGTCGCGGCGTTTGCCCAGGAGAACATCCTGCTGGGTGCCCGCGACTATCCGCGCTGGCTGACCATCGAGAAGCGCCTGCGCGAGCGCCTGATGCGCCTGGTGAATGCGCGGACCACCGGTGATATCGCCCTGGTGAAGAACACTTCCGAGGCGTTGTCCTTCGTCGCCTTCGGCCTGGACTGGCGCGCTGGCGACCAGGTGGTGATCAGCGATCAGGAATTCCCCTCCAACCGGGTCGTCTGGGAAGCACTCAAACCGCGCGGGGTGGAAGTCATCCAGGTGAGCCTGGACGGCGATGATCCCGAAGGCGACCTGCTGGCCGCCTGCACACCGCGCACGCGCCTGCTGTCGATCAGCGCTGTGCAGTACGCCAGCGGCCTGCGCATGGACCTGGAGCGCCTCGGGGCCGGCTGCCGCCAGCGCGGCGTGCTGTATTGCATCGACGCCATCCAGCAACTGGGCGCCCTGCCCTTCGACGTGCAGGCCTACGACTGCGCCTTCGCCATGGCCGATGGGCACAAATGGATGCTCGGCCCGGAGGGCCTGGGCGTGTTCTATTGCCGCGCTGCCGAACGCGAGCAACTGGCGCTGCAGGAATACGGCTGGCACATGCTGGAAAACGCCGGCAACTACGACCTGGCCGACTGGCAGCCGGCGCGCAGTGCTCGCCGCTTCGAGTGCGGCAGCCCGAACATGCTCGGCGCCGTGGCACTGGACGCCAGCCTTGGCCTGCTGGAAGAGGTCGGCATGGCGGCGGTGGGTGAACTGGTGCAGGCGCGCGTCCAGCAACTGCACGACGGCCTGGGCCGCCTCTCCGGTGCCTCGCTGCACAGCCCGGCAGAGCCGACTCGCCGCGCTGGCATCCTGACTTTCAGCCTGGCCGGTTGGGACAATACCGGTCTGCTGGAGCGTTTGCGCGCGGAGCAGGTGGTGTGCATCCAGCGCGGCGCCGGCATCCGCTTCTCGCCGCACTTCTACACCAGCGAAGCGGTCATCGAGGAGACCCTGGCGCTGATCGGGGCTTTGGCGGGGCAGTAACGCAGGCGCGGCCGAGAAAGCTGCTCAGCCCGGTGTGATGTATTCCAAATCCGTTTAAAAAACACCGGCACCCCTGTGGCAAGCGCGGCATCTTGACCAATACTTGTAGATACCGGCGCGCGGCATCTCCCCCCAAGTGCTCCGCCGGTGAAGGTACCGAGGATCGCGTACCTTATTGTTAAACTCCTAATGGTCTTGACCCGGATTCATCCCCCAGAACCCGGGTTTTTTTTGCGCGCGGGAAAGCTGTCCGCGCACAGACCATCAGCAGGCGAGCGGGAACAGCCGGCGGAAATTGGCCGTGGTCTGCTCGGCCAGCATTTCGAAACTTACCCCACGCAAGACGGCCAGGTACTCGGCCACCTCGCGCACATATTCGGGGAGGTTCGGCTTGCCGCGATGGGGCACCGGCGCGAGATAGGGTGAATCGGTTTCCACTAGCAGGCGATCCACGGGCACCTGGCGCGCCACTTCGCGCAGTTGCTCGGCATTGCGGAAGGTGACGATGCCCGACAGCGAGATGTAGAAGCCGATATCCAGCGCCGCCTTGGCCATCTCCCAGTCTTCGGTGAAGCAGTGCAGCACACCGGCCTGCGGCAGCGCCGCCTCGCGCAGCAACGCCAGGGTATCGGCGCGCGCCTCGCGGGTATGCACGATGACCGGTTTGCCGGTCACCTTGGCGGCCTCAAGGTGCAGGCGGAAGGCTTCCTGCTGCAGTTCGGCGGCCTCCGGCTCGTAGTGATAGTCCAGGCCGGTCTCGCCGATGGCTACCACGCGCGGATGGTTCAACTCGCCCAGCAGCCAGTCCAGCGCCGGTGCGGCGCCCGGCTCCAGGTCAAGCGGGTGGACGCCCACCGAGCAATGCACGTCGGCGTAGCGATCCGCCAGATCCTTCACCGCCCTGGCATTGTCCGCGCTCACACCGATGCACAGGAACTGGCTGACACCGCGCGCACGGGCAGCGTCCAGCGCGGCATCCAGCGATCCGTCGTGGGCGGCGAGATCGAGACGATCGAGGTGGCAGTGGGAATCGACCAGCATGAAAACCTTCTCCGAAAAATGACGAAGCGCCCCTCGGGGCGCTTCGTGTTTGCAGCCTGTACAAGCTGCCATTCTCGCATGGTATGAGCTACATGGTATGGGTCGGGCGATCCGACTTCAGCGCGCCAGCGAGATAGGTTTCGATCTTGTTGCGCGCGGTGTTGTCGCCGTCGTTGAACTGCACGCCAATGCCGGCAGCACGGTTACCCTGCGCGCCACGAGGGGTAATCCAGACCACCTTGCCGGCGACCGGGATCTTCTCCGGCTCGTCCATCAGGTTGAGCAGCATGAAGACCTCATCACCCAGCTTGTAGGTCTTGTTGGTCGGAATGAACAGCCCACCGTTGCGGATGAACGGCATGTAGGCGGCATACAGCACGGATTTGTCCTTGATGGTCAGGGACAGGATTCCGTTACGCGGACCCAGATTTGGTGGCAAGCTCATTCAGCTGTCCTGGCAGATTTTTCCGATGGCCGGATTCTAGCCCGGCCCGGGCAGACTTGCCCACTGTACGAGCAAGGCTTCGAGAAGCAAGGCACGGTTGAGGTTGGCTTTATTGAGGACTTTCTGCCGTTGCAGCAGCAACCAGTCCTGCATTGCCAGCACCTTGGGTTGTGTCGACTTCTCGGCGAGATACTGCACGACCTTGCGCATGTCGGTCAGGCCCAGGCCCTCTTCGTCCCGAGCCAGCTGGTAACGCAGGATCAGCAGCGACCAGTCGCAGAACCAGTCGAACAATAGTGGCAAAGGTACAGCATTCCAGCTTTCGGCCAGCTGACCTGGGGCAACCTGCTGCTTGAGCAGCTTCTTCACCCCTTCGACCACTTGTGCGCGCTGCTCGCGCACGCCTTGGCCCTGCAGTCGCAGCGCGGTCAGCGGTGAACCGCCAGCGAGCACCAGCAACTCGTCCAACGCCTCCACCGGCTCGGCCGGGAGGGCGCCCTCCAGCCAGGCACGGGCCTGCTCGGCAGAAGGCTGCGGGCAGGCCTGCTGTACACAGCGGCTCTTGATGGTCGGCAACAGCCGGCTGGGCTGGTGGCTGATAAGCAGCAGCACGGTATCGCCGGAAGGCTCTTCCAGGCTTTTCAGCAGGGCGTTGGCGGCATTCAGGTTCATTGCCTCGGCCGGCTCCAGCAGCACCACCTTGCGCCCGCCCAACTGCGCGGTCTGCACCACGAAGCCCACCAGTTCGCGAACCTGATCGACCCGAATGGGCTTCTCCGGCTCCTCCGGTTCCAGCAGGAAGAAATCCGGGTGCGTGCCGGCGGCAAGCAACTGGCAGGCCTTGCACTGGCCGCACGCCTTGCCGGCCGCGGGCCGCTGGCACAGCAGGAAGTGCACCAGATTCTCCGCCAGCACACGCTTGCCGATACC harbors:
- a CDS encoding TetR/AcrR family transcriptional regulator, whose translation is MQKEPRKVREFRRREQEILDTALKLFLEQGEDSVTVEMIADAVGIGKGTIYKHFKSKAEIYLRLMLDYERDLADLFHSEDVARDKERLSRAYFEFRMRDPQRYRLFDRLEEKVVKTSQVPEMVEELHKIRESNFERLSQLIKERIAAGKLEDVPAYFHYCAAWALVHGAVALYHSPFWREVLEDQEGFFQFLMDIGVRMGNKRKRDGDTPAA
- a CDS encoding PilZ domain-containing protein, yielding MSLPPNLGPRNGILSLTIKDKSVLYAAYMPFIRNGGLFIPTNKTYKLGDEVFMLLNLMDEPEKIPVAGKVVWITPRGAQGNRAAGIGVQFNDGDNTARNKIETYLAGALKSDRPTHTM
- a CDS encoding TatD family hydrolase, with amino-acid sequence MLVDSHCHLDRLDLAAHDGSLDAALDAARARGVSQFLCIGVSADNARAVKDLADRYADVHCSVGVHPLDLEPGAAPALDWLLGELNHPRVVAIGETGLDYHYEPEAAELQQEAFRLHLEAAKVTGKPVIVHTREARADTLALLREAALPQAGVLHCFTEDWEMAKAALDIGFYISLSGIVTFRNAEQLREVARQVPVDRLLVETDSPYLAPVPHRGKPNLPEYVREVAEYLAVLRGVSFEMLAEQTTANFRRLFPLAC
- a CDS encoding DNA polymerase III subunit delta' → MADIYPWQQGLWQQLSSRPRHAHAYLLHGPAGIGKRVLAENLVHFLLCQRPAAGKACGQCKACQLLAAGTHPDFFLLEPEEPEKPIRVDQVRELVGFVVQTAQLGGRKVVLLEPAEAMNLNAANALLKSLEEPSGDTVLLLISHQPSRLLPTIKSRCVQQACPQPSAEQARAWLEGALPAEPVEALDELLVLAGGSPLTALRLQGQGVREQRAQVVEGVKKLLKQQVAPGQLAESWNAVPLPLLFDWFCDWSLLILRYQLARDEEGLGLTDMRKVVQYLAEKSTQPKVLAMQDWLLLQRQKVLNKANLNRALLLEALLVQWASLPGPG
- a CDS encoding aminotransferase class V-fold PLP-dependent enzyme, which translates into the protein MISFSSEFPQQPGLRYLNHAAVAPWPKRAADAVAAFAQENILLGARDYPRWLTIEKRLRERLMRLVNARTTGDIALVKNTSEALSFVAFGLDWRAGDQVVISDQEFPSNRVVWEALKPRGVEVIQVSLDGDDPEGDLLAACTPRTRLLSISAVQYASGLRMDLERLGAGCRQRGVLYCIDAIQQLGALPFDVQAYDCAFAMADGHKWMLGPEGLGVFYCRAAEREQLALQEYGWHMLENAGNYDLADWQPARSARRFECGSPNMLGAVALDASLGLLEEVGMAAVGELVQARVQQLHDGLGRLSGASLHSPAEPTRRAGILTFSLAGWDNTGLLERLRAEQVVCIQRGAGIRFSPHFYTSEAVIEETLALIGALAGQ